The Parvibaculum sp. DNA segment TGTCGTCGATGCCGGCAAGCCGCCGCCCGGCCCTTTCAGCCACGAAGCGCATGCCGGCTGCCTCTCCTTCGAGATGAGCGTCGGCCGCGCGCGCATGATCGTCAATTGCGGCGCGACGAAGGTGCTGGGCCCCGACTGGGAAGCGGCAAGCCGCGCCACCGCCGCGCATTCGACGCTGGTGCTTGCCGACACATCATCGGCGCGCATGCTGCGCGGGAAAATCTCGCGCGCGCTGCTCGGCGCCCGCATCATGGAAGGGCCGGCCCGCGTCGAAAGCCGCCGCAACGAAAACGAGGCCGGCGTCTGGCTCGACATGGCGCATGACGGCTATGCGGGGAATTTCGGTCTTCTGCATCGCCGGCGCCTCTTTCTTTCGGCGACCGGCGAAGATTTGCGCGGCGAGGACATGCTGGAGGAAGCGCCGCCCGTCCGCGCCCTGCCCTGGCAGCGGCGCTTCTGGACGAAGCCGCTCGCCGATCCCGGCTTCACCATCCGCTTCCATCTGCATCCCGATGCAAAAGCCTCGCTGGCGCATGACCGCTCCAACGTGCTGGTGATGCTTTCGAACGGCGACGGCTGGCAATTCCGCGCCCGCGCAGGCGGCGGCGAATGCGACATCGCGATCGAGGAAAGCGTCTATCTCGGCTCCGGCGACACGACGCGGCGCGCCGAACAGGTGGTGGTGACGGGCCGGGTTTTCCGCGGCGAGGCGCGCGTCAACTGGGCCTGGCGGCGGCTTTCGACCCGCAATGCCGGCCGCGCGGCCCGCGAGGAAGAGGTGCCGGAACTGCCCGAACTCGGCATGCCTGAAGAGCGCTAGAGCGTTTCCAGGTGAAGTGGAGGCCGGTTCACCGTCCGGAAACGCGACAAAACAAAGACCTAGAGTCGTTCATCGTTTCCATGAAACGTTGATCGGCTCTAGGCCTTCTTCTTCGGCTCCAGCACCATCTGGCTCTGCGTGACGACGGCGCAGAGGCGTCCGTCACCGCGGGTGATTTTCGTCTGCCAGACCATCAGCCGCCCACCCTTGTGAAAGGGCTCGCAAGTGGCCGTCGCGACATCGCCGAGCGGCACCGGCGCCAGGAAATTGGTCTTGCTCTCGACCGTCGTGGTCGCCGCCCCCTCTTTCAGGTTCAGCACCGTGGCGACCGCACCCACCGTGTCGGCGAACGACATGATCGCCCCGCCATGCAGGATGTCGGGGATTGTGCAGAGCTCCTTGCGGACCGCGAGCCGCGCCACCACAAGCTCCGGTTTCGCCTCGACAATTTCGATCCCGAGGAGATTTGCGAAGGGCAGATAGGAAATGTCGAGGGCAGCGCTCATGGCGACGTTCTTTCGCTGGAATAGTGAAAAGCGGGCCAGCCTAGCCGCGCCGGGCCGGTTTTTCGATGACCTTTGAGGTAAAGATAAGGGAGCCAATCTACCGGCGCGGCCCGTCGATCGCCTTGGCGCGGGGCCTCGTTTCATGCTATCGCCCGGCCATCCCCTTCCGCACCGGAACCCGCACCCCATGACCTCCGCCAAACCCCATCCCAAGGCCGCCGACATCCAGCGCGTCCGCCGCGCCCTGCTTTCGGTTTCCGACAAGACCGGCCTCGTCGAATTCGCCCGCGCGCTGCACGGGGCGGGCGTCGAGCTGGTCTCGACCGGCGGCACCGCGAAGGCGATCAAGGATGCGGCGCTGCCGGTGAAGGATGTGGCCGACCTGACGGGCTTTCCCGAAATGATGGACGGGCGCGTGAAGACGCTGCATCCGAAAGTGCATGGTGGGTTGCTGGCGGTGCGCGACGACGCGGCCCATGCCGCGGCGATGAAGGAGCACGGGATCGGCGGCATCGACCTCCTTGTCGTCAATCTCTATCCCTTCGAGGCGACGGTGGCGAAGGGCGCGGCCTATGACGACTGCATCGAGAACATCGACATTGGCGGTCCGGCGATGATCCGCGCCGCAGCGAAAAACCACGCCTATGTCGGCGTCGTCGTCGATGCGGCGGATTATGCGGCCGTGATTGAAGAAATTACGGCCAAGGGCGGCACGAGCCTCGCGCTGCGTTCGCGCCTCGCGCAGAAGGCCTATGCGCGCACGGCGGCCTATGACGCCGCGATCTCGAACTGGTTTGCCGATGCGCTGGGCGAAACCGCGCCCGACTACCGCGCCTTTGGCGGCAGCCTGAAGCAGACGCTGCGCTACGGCGAAAATCCGCATCAGGTGGCGAGCTTCTACGTGACCGGCGAGAACCGCCCCGGCGTCTCGAATGCGCGCCAGTTGCAGGGCAAGGAACTTTCCTACAACAACATCAACGACACCGACGCGGCCTTCGAACTCGTCGCCGAATTCGACGCGGGCCTCGCCCCCGCCATCGCCATCATCAAGCACGCAAACCCTTGCGGCGTCGCGACGGCTGAAACGCTGGCCGACGCCTACCGCAAGGCGCTGGCCTGCGATCCCGTATCGGCCTTTGGCGGCATCATCGCCTCGAACCGCCCGCTCGACGGTGAGACGGCCGAAGAGATTGCCCGCATCTTCACCGAAGTCATCATCGCGCCCGACGCCGATGAAGACGCGCGCCGCATCATCGGCGCGAAAAAGAATCTGCGTCTGCTGATCACCGGCGGCTTGCCGGATGCCGGCACACCCGGCCTCAACTTCAAGGCGGTGGCGGGCGGCATGCTGGTGCAATCGCGCGACAACGGACGCATCGACTTGGCTGACCTGAAAGTGGTGACGAAGCGCGCGCCGTCACCGCAGGAAATGACCGATCTCAAATTTGCCTTCCGCGTCTGCAAGCACGTCAAATCGAACGCGATCATCTATGTGAAGAACGGCGCCACCGTCGGCATCGGCGCCGGCCAGATGAGCCGCGTGGACTCGGCCCGCATCGCGGCGCGGAAAGCGCAGGACGCCGCCGAAGCCGCCGGTGAAAAGACGCCGGCCACCATCGGCTCGGTTGTGGCGTCCGACGCCTTCTTCCCCTTCGCCGACGGTTTGCTCTCGGCGGCCGAAGCCGGCGCGACTGCGGTGATCCAGCCCGGCGGTTCGATGCGCGACGACGAAGTGATCGCGGCGGCCGACGACAAGGGCCTCGCCATGGTGATGACGGGGATGCGCCACTTCCGCCACTGAGACGGATCGTTCAGATCTTCGTGATCTCGACCGCGACGCGACCATGCAACGACGTGAAGGCGATGTAGCGATATTCGACGCCGTTCGCTTCGACGAATTCCTTCCAGGCGCGAAACTCGTGTCTCTGCCAGCCCGGATAGTTGAAATACTCGTCGAACTTGATGATGGTGCCGACCTGCAGCCGGTCCTTCATCAGCGCCAACACGTCGCGCGTCGACGAATAGATATCGCAATCCATATGCAGGAAGCCGACTTTGTCGGCATGCTTTGCCTTCCACACCGGGATCGTGTCGCTGAACCAGCCCTTGTGCAGCTCGACATTCTTCGGAACTTTGGGCAGCGTGCCGCCGCGGCTGAAAGTGCCGGCGGTTTCGGTGTGTCCCGTCCAGTCCTCCGGCAGGCCCTCGAAACTGTCGAAGCCGTGCACAATGCCACTATGGACCGAAGCGATGTCGGCGATCGAACCGCCATCCGCGACGCCAAATTCGAGAACGGCACCCGCCGGCGCTTGCTTGACGCAATATTTGAGCATCTTGATCGCATCTTCGAAGATGATCGCATCCGCCATATGCGCTTCGGCATAGTCGGCCGATTGCGCGCGGGCGCGCATCTGCAGCTCGAAGAGAATATTGCGGGCAAAGTATTTGTAATAGAAGCTTCGGACCAGCCGTTGGCTGAGGGATTTCTTCTTGGCCATCTATGTGCATGTCCCTGGAATTTCGCGCGGCGAGAAGTGCCGCCATTTTATTGAATGAACGTCATTGTCTCAATGGCGGTGAATTTCGGCGAGCGGTGACGAACGCTCCTCTTTCACAAACAGAAGCCCGATCAGCCCGGCAAGGATCAGCGGCACGACGACCATCAGCCCGAAGCGCTGGTTCTGCGTTATCGTCGTCACGATACCGATGAAGAGCGGCGCGACCCAGGCCGTTGCCTTGCCGACCAGCGCGAAGAGGCCGAAAAACTCCGTCATCATTTCACGCGGGCTGATCCGCGCCATCATGGTGCGGCTCGACGCGATGACGGGCCCGACCGACAGCCCGAAGAAACCGACGGTGAGCAGAAAGAGCTGCTGCGGCAACGTGGTGAAGGCGCCCGCATCCGCCGCCACCTGCACCTCGATCACATAAAAGATCTTGTCCCGATCGAAGGATAACAACATGAGGAATGTGCCGATCACGCCGAGAAGCGACCAGACCAGCGTGCGCTTCGAGCCGATCCGGAGATCGACCCAACCGCCCACGAAAGCGCCGAAAGCGGCAAAGAGCGTCACCCAGATGCCGTAGACGGCCATCTCCATCGCGCCCCAGCCGAAAATCCCGGCGGCGAGAATGCCGCCGAAAACGAAGATCGCCGTCATGCCGTCATAGAAAAGCATGCGTGAGAAAAGATAGAGCGCGACATTGCGGAAATGGCGCACCGAGCGCAGCGTCGCAACGAGGCGCGTGAGACCTTCCCGCGCGGCTTGTGTGCGGCTGATGCCGCGGCTCTTCTGGTCCGGCACCAGCAGCAGCAAGGGCAGCATGAAGACGGCAAACCAGAGACCCGAGATCGGCCCGATGATGCGGTCCGTTTCATGCGCTTCCTTGGAGAGGCCGAAGATCGGCTCGGCGGGAATGAAGGAAGCTTCCACTTCACCCGGCAATTGCAGCAGGATCAGCACCAGCACCAGCGCGACGATCGCGGCAAGCTGGCCGACGCCGATACCGATGCCCGACAAAAGCCCCATCCGCCGGTCCGACGCGATGGTCGGCAGCATGGCATTGGCGAAGATGATCGTGAATTCCATGCCGATGGCGGCGACGACAAGCGCGATCATCACCGGCAGCAGCGGCGTTCCCGGCACGGCGAACCAGAGCGCGAAACAGCCCGCCGCGCAGACGAGCGTGGTGACGACGATCCAGGGTTTGCGCGGCCCCGCCGCATCGGCCATCGCGCCGAGCAGCGGGCTGAGCAACGCAATCGAAATGCCGGCCGTCGCCTGCACATAGCCCCATTGCGCCTGACCTTCGATCGGATTGGCGGCCAGCACCTGCGTGAAGAAGGGCGGAAACAGGAAAATGGTGATGAGCGAGAAATAGGTCTGGTTCGCCCATTCATAGAGAACCCACGCGCCCTGTGCGACATTGGAGGCAGGCTCGCGCCCGCCCGTATCGTGCGGCGGCTTTAGCTCCGGCACCGCGCCTTCGATCACCGCGTTCAATCGACTGCCTCCGCGCGTTCTTCCTTGACGAAGAACATGCCCGCAAGACCGAGCCCGAGCAGAATGAGGATCGAGGCAAAGCCGATGCGCTGGCTCTGGAACATATGCGTCACGACACCGACGAGCAGCGGCCCGAGAAAGGCCGTCGCGGTGCCCGACAGCGCATAGATGCCAAAAAACTCCGACATCTTCGACACCGGCGCGATGCGCGCCAGCATGGTGCGGCTGTTGGCATAGGCGGCCGTGATGCAGATGGCGACGATCAGCACGACGATCAGATACATGAGTTCCGGCAGCGTCGCGAAGAAGGGCAGGTTCCAGACCGGCGGCGCGGTTGCCGGGTCGTGCGGAATAAAGAAGAACATCTCGGTCGGCGTCATCGAGATCGCAAGCACCAGACCAATGCAGGTGCCGCCGATCGAAACGATGATGGCGCGCTTCGAACCGAACGTGTCGTCGAGCCAACCGCCGAAAAAACCGCCTGCAACGGCGAAGACCGACAGCACGATGCCGTAGACGGTGAGCGTCAGCACGTCCCAGCCGAAAACGCCGGCCGCGTAAACGCCGCCGAAAATCAGCACCGCCGTCTTGCCGTCATTGTAAAACATGCGCGCCACGAGATAGATCGCGATGTTGCGATAGTGCCGGAGCTTCTTCACCGTGCCGACGACCGAGCCGATGCCGCGCCGGATCGCCGTCGCCACCGGCACACCCGACCCCGAAACATCCGGCGTCCATAACAGCAACGGCAGCGTGAAGAGGAACATCCAGACGGCGACGATCGGGCCCGAGATGCGGCTGTTCTCATGCGCGCCCGCATCGATGCCGAAAAGCGGCGCCTCGGGCACGAAGCCCCAGCCGACAACGCCGGGCAGCACGAAGGCCCAGAGCATGAAACAGAGAATGAGCAGCGCACCGGCATTGCCGAGCGCAAGACCGAGGCCCGACAGAAAGCCGATGCGCTCATGCGGCGCGACCGCCGGCAGCATCGAATTGTGGAAGACGGCGGAAAATTCGAAGGCGACCGCGATCAACACGATCAGCACCGCGATGGTGAGGATCGACAGCCCTTCGCCGCCCGGCATCGCCCACCACAGCATGAAAATCGCCGGCACCATCAGCGCGACGAAAAAAGCGATCCACGGCTTGCGCCGTCCGCCCGTGTCGGCGATGGCGCCCAGCACCGGCCCGAGACAGGCGATGAAGAAACCGGCGACGCCGTTGATGTTGCCCCAGATCGCCTGGCCGCGCACCGGATCGCCGACCACGACATTCGAGAAATAGGGCGAGAAAATGTAGATGGTGATCAGAATGACGTAAGGATTGCGCGCCCATTCGAAAACGGCCCAGCTCCACTGCCCGAGACCGTTGGCGGCATGGGCGCCCGTCGCCGACAGAAGCTGCGCGCTTGCCTGCCCCGGCACCTGAATGCGCAAGGGCTCGTCATCCGCCGCACGGTTGTGAGAATCCAACGCCCGCCCCCTTGATACCCGGCCCTGCATTGTTGCGGACCCGATTTCGTTTTCCAAAGTGGAGCATGAATAGCCGGGCCGTGGAAGCCGCGAGGCTCAGGCGGCCATGCCGCAGCACTTCTTGTATTTCTTGCCCGAGCCGCAAGAACAAGGATCGTTGCGACCGATTTTTTCGACATGGCGCGGCCGCGCGCCCATGATGCCGTCGACATAGAACCAGCGCCCGTCCTGGCGGCGGAAGCGGCTGGTCTCGTGGTGAAGCCGCTTGTCGCCGCTTTGGGTGTAATGCGCGACGAATTCGACGACGCCTTCCGCCTCGCCGGGCCCGCCGCCCTGCGTGTGGCGGATTTCAAGACCGGTCCATTCGCTGGCCGCCGCCCAGTCGGCGGCGCCCTTGCGGTCGAAATCCTCGCGCGTGCCCGGCAGCAGCGTTTCTTCCAGATAGTCGATATTGCCGGTGGCGAAGGCCGCATAGCGCGAGCGCATCAAGGCCTCGGGCGTCGGCGGCAGCTTCGCGCCGGTCAGATGCGGCTCGCAGCAGGCGGAAAATGTAAGGCCCGAGCCGCAAGGGCAGGCAGCGGAACCGGAAATCATCGGTGGAAACCCCCTCTTGTCGAACGCGAGCCAAAGAAAAAGCCGCCTCGCGGCGGCTTCGTAAATCTGGAGCGGGCGATGAGATTCGAACTCACGACCCCAACCTTGGCAAGGTTGTGCTCTACCCCTGAGCTACGCCCGCATCCGGGTCAGGTGACGCCCGAAAATCGGGCGGCCGCCTGTGAGGGCGGTTTTATGGCCTATCGCCAGAACCAATGCAAGGCCCTTGTTTTCCGCCGGAAATCCATGCCAATCAGGAGCGATGACCGGCGATGCAACCCCGAAACTGACAACAAGCGCGGCCTTCCTCGCCTGGGCGGCGGCGCAAGGTATCGCGCATCAAACCCGTACCCATCCTGCCCTTCACACGGTCGAGGAAGCGCAAGGCCATCGCGCCTCATGGCCGGAAGCGGCGCGCCAGGGCGCCTTCTGCAAGAACCTCTTCCTGAAGGACAAGAAGGGCCGCCTCTGGCTGATCGTGACGCTGGAGGAGCGCGAACTGAAGCTCAACAATCTCGCCAAACCGCTGGGCAGCGCCCGGCTCTCCTTCGGCAATGCCGAGCTGATGTGGGAGGTGCTGGGCGTCCGTCCGGGCTCCGTGACGCCTTTCGCCCTCGTCAACGACCATGAGCATCGCGTCACCGTGGTCCTCGATGCACCGATGCTGGCGCATGAACGGCTCAACTACCACCCGCTCGAAAACACCGCCACCACGGCGCTTTCCCGCGACGATTTCATGGCCTTCCTGGCGCTCACCGGCCATCGGCCGATGATCGTCGATCTGGTGGCGGCCGCCGGTTAGCGGCTGAGCCGCGACAGCCAGAAGGCGAGCAGCGGCATCAGCACGAGCTCGGCCGCCAGCGAATTGACGATTTCGGGGGCGAAGACCACCGAAATGTCCGGCGCCGAAAAGCGCGCCAGTCCGCCGACGAAAATGGCGCCGAAGACCAGCATCGTCGCCTGCCGGTACTTGACCGGATCGGTGGCGGCAAGAAAGAGAAGGAGGCCGAGCCCGGCAAACAGCCCGCCGAAAAACCGCACATGATTGTCGATCAGCGCATATTGCGCCTCGTCGGTGACCGAAAGGAACGGCCGCTCGCCGAGCCAGCCCATGGTCGGGATGCCGCCCAGCGCCACATTGAGCGCCAGAAAAATCACCGCGGCGCCCGAAAGCACCAGAACGATCCGGAAAAGCGCAGACGACATCGGTATCCCCCCTCATATTGCCACCAAGGCCCATATGTGAGGCGTCGGGCTGGCCTTTGCCAGAGCCGTCACAAAGAATTCTCCCAATTCTTGCGCCGCCCGCTCGCCCCGCGCTACACCATTGTCTCACAACGCCGCCGCTCCATCTTAAGGAGCAGGAGAAGAAGGCCGAGAAACATGGAACCGATCATCGGACAAGGCGCCGCCGACGCGGAAGGCCTGATCGTCGACACCACCACCCAGACCTTTGCGCAGGATGTGCTGGAAGCCTCGCGGGCGGTCCCGGTGATCGTCGATTTCTGGGCCCCGTGGTGCGGGCCCTGCAAGCAGCTGACCCCGATCCTCGAAAAGACGGTGCTGGCGGCCCGCGGTGCGGTGAAGCTCGTCAAGATGAACATCGACGACCATCCGGCGGTCGCCCAGCAATTGCGCATCCAGTCGATCCCGGCCGTCTATGCCTTCAAGAACGGTCAGCCCGTGGACGGCTTCATGGGCGCCCTGCCCGAGAGCCAGGTGAAAGCCTTCATCGAGCGTCTCGCCGGCGGTCTTGAACCCTCGCCCGCCGAGCAGCTGATCGAAATGGCTGAGGAAGCGCTCGAGGCGCGCGATCTTTCCCGCGCCGCGCAGGCCTTCGCGCAAGCCGTGCAGGAAGAACCCGGCCACCCGGCGGCGGTCGCGGGCCTTGCCCGCTGTTACATCGAGGCCGGCGATCTCGACCGCGCCCGCCAGACGCTGGCGCTTGTCCGGCCCGACGGAAAAAACGATCCGGCCTTCACCGCCGCCGAAGCGGCGCTGTCGCTGGCCGAGAAGGCCGCCGATCTCGGCGACGTCTCCGAACTCATCGAACGCATCAAGGCGAACCCGAAGGATCATCAGGCGCGCTTCGACCTGGCGCTGGCGCTGAACGCCGCCGGCGAACGCGAACGCGCGGTGGAGGAACTTCTGATCATCGTCGAATACGACCGCAACTGGAACGAAGAGGCGGCGCGCAAGCAGCTCGTCGAATTTTTCGAAGCCTATGGACCGAAAGACGAGGCGACGCTGAGCGGACGCCGCCGTCTTTCCTCCATCCTGTTCAGCTAGGATCGGCATGAGTTTCACGGATCGATACCGGACGACGGCGGACCTGCCGGGAACGATCCCGGTCTTTCCGCTTGCCGGCGCGATCCTGCTGCCGCGCGGACAATTGCCGCTCAACATTTTCGAACCGCGCTATCTGAAGATGATCGACGATGCCATTCGCGGCGACCGTATTGTCGGCATGGTTCAGCCCGACGGCGACGAGGCGATCCTCGCCTCGCAGATCGACGGCCGCAAGCCGCCGCTCTGCGCCACCGGTTGCGCCGGCCGCGTCACCTCCTTTGCCGAAACCGGCGACGGACGCATGGTCATCACGCTGACGGGCATCTGCCGCTTCGTCCTCGGGCCGGAACTGCCGGCAATGACGCCCTACCGTCAATTCGAAGTCGACTGGGACGCTTTCGCCGACGACCTGACGCCCGGCCACGGGCAGGACGAGGTCTCCCGCGAACGCCTGCTCGAAATCCTGAAGGAATATCTCGACACGCATGGCCTGCAGGCCGACTGGCGCGCCATCAAGCTGTCGTCGAACGAAACGCTGGTCAACTCGCTCTGCACCATCAGCCCCTATGGGCCGCGCGAGAAGCAGGCCTTGCTCGAAGCGAAGACGCTGGAAGACCGCAACCAGATGCTGATTGCGCTCACCGAACAGGCGCTGCGCGAACTCTCGCCGGGCGACGCCACGGTGCAGTAGCGCAAGCGGCACAACAAACGGAAAGAAACATGACCGAGACACAGGAAAGCGCCCGCGGCCAGCGCATGGAAGTCGATCCGAAGCTGCTCGAAATTCTGGTCTGCCCCGTCACCAAGACGACGCTGCGCTACGACCGCGAAAAGCAGGAGCTGATTTCGGAGAAGGCGCGTCTCGCCTTCCCGATCCGCGACGGCATTCCGATCATGCTGGTCGACGAGGCCCGGTCGCTCGACGATGCCTGATACGCATCCCTGGCCGGTCGAAATCAAACTGAAAAAATCCGAACGCCTTCTCGAAATATCCTTCGATGACGGCGCGCATTTTCGTCTCGCGGCGGAGCTGCTGCGCGTCGAAAGCCCATCGGCCGAAGTGCAAGGTCATGGGAGCGGACAAAAGAAGACCGTGCCCGGCAAGGCGAACGTCACCATCGTCGCGCTCGAACCCGTCGGCAATTACGCGCTGCGCATCGTCTTCGACGACGGCCACGACACCGGCCTCTTCACCTGGGAGACGCTCTATCGGCTGGGCCGCGACGGCGAAAAAATCTGGACGGATTATCTGACGGCGCTGGAGCGCGAAGGCCTCGCCCGCGAGTGACTAAACCGCCTCACCCTTCAAGAGCCGCGGCAGGTCGCCGACGGCGCCGCCGGCATGACGCATGAAGAAGCGGCGGAGCGGCGGCAGTTCGTTGACGATCCCGAGCCCGAGATCGCGCGCCAGCCTGAGCGGGCCGATGTCGTTGGAGAAGAGCCGGTTGAGCCCGTCCATCAGCAGCGACAGCGCCACATTGTCGAAACGCCGCCAGCGCTGGTAACGCTCCAGCACGTCGAGCGCGCCGATATCGAGCCCGAGCCGCGCCGCATCGACGACGACTTCGGCCGCCGCCGCGACATCGCGCAGTCCGAGATTGAGCCCCTGGCCGGCAATCGGATGGATGCCATGCGCCGCATCGCCGACAAGCGCGAGGCGTGGCCGCACATAATCGCGCGCAAGCTGCAGCGTCAGCGGATAGGACCAGCGCGGTCCGACAGGCGCGCATGTCCCGAGATAGTCGCCGAAGCGCGCCCGCATCTCCTCGGCGAAAGCATCATCGCCAAGCGCAAGGATCGCTTTTGCGTCCGCGGTCTTTTCGGTCCAGACCAGCGACGCGCGGTTGCCGACCATCGGCAGGATCGCGAAGGGCCCGCCGGGCAGGAAATATTCCTGCGCGACGCCCTCATGCGGCAATTCGTGCTCGACGGTGCAGACAATGCCGGTCTGCCCGTAGTCCCAGCCGACGGTGCGGATGCCGGCCGCCTCGCGCGTCGGCGAATTGCGCCCGTCGGCGGCGAAGCAAAGCCGCGCCGTCACGCTTTCGCCATTGGCGAGCGTCGCGGTGACGCCGGCGCCGTATTCGACGCGCTTCACCGATTGCGGCGCGACGAGCCGGATCGCCGGTTCGGCCTCCACCGCCTTTTGCAGCGCGATGCGGATATGCCGGTTCTCGATCAGATTCCCGAGCGGTTCGTCGCCGATTTCCTTGTGGTCGAAATGCAGGAACAAGGGCGAGGCGCCCTCGCGCACCCGCCCGTCCGACACCATGATGTCGTTGATCGGCTGCATCTGGCCTTGAAGATGCGCGGTGACGCCCAGCCGCTCGAACATCCGGCAGGAGGCAAACGCAATGGCCGACACGCGGCCGTCGAATTTGGCGTCCGTCGCCGTCGCCGGGTCGAGCACGTCGACCACGGTGACGCTCAATCCGCCTTGCGCGCAGGCCAGCGCCAGCGGCAGGCCGGTCAACCCGCCGCCGACAATCAGTACATCGCTGTCGCTCGCACCGCTCATCGAAGCAAGATCGGCCGCGCGGACGCCAAAGGCAAGGGGCGGATGGACGCAAGCACCCGGCGGGCCTAATCTCCGCAAAAATGAAGGAGAGGCACATGGAATTCGCCGGCCTGACGGCGCTCGAACTCGGCCGCCGCTTCGAAAGCGGCGAGGCCGACCCGCGCGCCGTGACGGACGATTTCCTGGCCCGCGCCACCGCCGCCGATCCGGCGCATCGCATCTATGTGCGCCTGCTCGGGCCCCGCGCCCGCGCCGAGGCCGATGCCGCCGCCGCACGCGCAAGGAGCGGTTTGCGCCGCCACGCGCTCGACGGCGTGCCGCTTTCCTGGAAAGACCTGTTCGACACCGCCGGCGAGGCGACGGCGGCAGGCTCATTGCCGCTGAAAAATCGTGTGCCCGAACGCGATGCCGACGTGCTGGCGCGCGCCACCCGCGCCGGCGCCATCTGTCTCGGCAAGACGTCGATGACCGAGCTTGCCTTCTCCGGCCTCGGCATCAATCCGAATTTCGGCACACCCGCCAATGCGCATGACGATCATATCGAGCGTGTGCCGGGCGGCTCCTCGGCGGGCGCCGGCGTTTCGGTGGCGCGCGGGCTGGCCGCCGCCGCCATCGGCACCGACACCGGCGGCTCGGTGCGCATCCCCGCCGCATGGAAC contains these protein-coding regions:
- a CDS encoding LON peptidase substrate-binding domain-containing protein → MSFTDRYRTTADLPGTIPVFPLAGAILLPRGQLPLNIFEPRYLKMIDDAIRGDRIVGMVQPDGDEAILASQIDGRKPPLCATGCAGRVTSFAETGDGRMVITLTGICRFVLGPELPAMTPYRQFEVDWDAFADDLTPGHGQDEVSRERLLEILKEYLDTHGLQADWRAIKLSSNETLVNSLCTISPYGPREKQALLEAKTLEDRNQMLIALTEQALRELSPGDATVQ
- a CDS encoding Trm112 family protein, with protein sequence MTETQESARGQRMEVDPKLLEILVCPVTKTTLRYDREKQELISEKARLAFPIRDGIPIMLVDEARSLDDA
- a CDS encoding DUF971 domain-containing protein — protein: MPDTHPWPVEIKLKKSERLLEISFDDGAHFRLAAELLRVESPSAEVQGHGSGQKKTVPGKANVTIVALEPVGNYALRIVFDDGHDTGLFTWETLYRLGRDGEKIWTDYLTALEREGLARE
- a CDS encoding FAD-dependent monooxygenase: MSGASDSDVLIVGGGLTGLPLALACAQGGLSVTVVDVLDPATATDAKFDGRVSAIAFASCRMFERLGVTAHLQGQMQPINDIMVSDGRVREGASPLFLHFDHKEIGDEPLGNLIENRHIRIALQKAVEAEPAIRLVAPQSVKRVEYGAGVTATLANGESVTARLCFAADGRNSPTREAAGIRTVGWDYGQTGIVCTVEHELPHEGVAQEYFLPGGPFAILPMVGNRASLVWTEKTADAKAILALGDDAFAEEMRARFGDYLGTCAPVGPRWSYPLTLQLARDYVRPRLALVGDAAHGIHPIAGQGLNLGLRDVAAAAEVVVDAARLGLDIGALDVLERYQRWRRFDNVALSLLMDGLNRLFSNDIGPLRLARDLGLGIVNELPPLRRFFMRHAGGAVGDLPRLLKGEAV